TCCGTGCCGGTTCCCGTTACGAATAGCTTCATCGTAAAATCCTCTGGGCCAGTTCGCTGGCCTTCACCTTAAAATCCTTTGCGCCAGTTCGCTGGCCTTCACCGTAAAATCTTTTGCGCCAATTCACTGGCCTTCACCGTAAAATCTTTTGCGCCAGTTCACTCAGAACTTTTTTCAGCCTCTCCTCATCCGCATCCGTGAGCCCCGCATGCAGCGACAAACGCAGGCGGCAGCTGCCTTCGGGAACTGTAGGGGGGCGAATGGCCCGGGCCAGCACGCCCCGTTCCTGGCAGAAAGCTTCGGCGCGCAAAGCGTCGGCTTCCGGGCCCAAAATAATCGGAATAATATGCGTGGCGCTCGCGCCTTTATTAAAGCCGAGCGCATCCAGATGTTCATGCACGCGCACGATTCTTTTTTGAAAGACCCGGCGCTGTTCGTCCAAGGTCTTCATGGTCCGAACACTTTCCCCAAGAGCCGCAGCGGCCCAGGGCGAGGCTCCGGTCGTGAAGATAAAACTGCGTGCCGTGTTGATCAGATGATCGCGAAGCCAGGAAGGGCCGCAGATAAAAGCGCCGCTGCCGGCCATGGCCTTGCCGCAGGGGTTGACGGAAATATATTCGTCATGCGATACGCCCGCAGCTGCCATCCAGCCCTCGCCTTTCGGACCGTAAACCCCAAGCGCATGGGCTTCATCCACGACCAGCACGGCTTCATACCGCTGCGCGAGGGCCGCAAGTTCCCTGGCCGGACAAAGGTCGCCGTCCATGCTGTAAAGGGATTCCACGACAATAATCTTGAGCCTGGCCCGGCTGTCCTGAAGCAGCTGCTCCAGCTCCTGACAATCATTGTGCCGGAAAATTCGCTTGTGCTCGGGTCTGAGACGGGCCAGCCGCATGCCATCAATGAGGCTCGCGTGGTTCCATTCATCGGAAAAATAAACGGCGTCACCAAGGTGCAGGGCGCTCATGAGAGCTTCGTTGGCTGCATAACCGGATGGAAAATAAAGGGCGCTCTCTGCGCCCTTCCAGGCGGCGAAAGCCTGTTCGACCTCGTCATAAATCAGGTGCTCGCCACCCAGAAGGCGGCTCGCTCCCGATCCAGCGGGCCAGGGAGCCGCCGCGGCCAGAGCCCGCTTTTGAAAAGCAGGATCGCCACGCAGCCCCATGTAATCATTGTGCGTGAGATCAAGACCGCGGCTGTCCGTTAAAGGCCTGAGGCGACGTCTTCGCTGCAGAGCGTCGAGCGTCGCCAGTTTCTCCTGGATCAGACCCGCGAGCGTTTTCATCAGTGAACCGCTTGGCAGGATACCCCGGCGTCACTGCCACTCCTGGCATGTTCGGGGGCGGAAGCATGTTCGGGGGCGGAAGCATATTCGGACGCGGAAGCACCGGCTTCAACAGGTTTTAGACCGAGACGCTGGAAAAGAGCGCGATCGCGATCTTCACCGGGATTGGGCGTCGTCAGAAGTTTCTCGCCGGTGAAGATGGAGCTGGCGCCGGCCATGAAACAAAGGGCCTGAGCCTCGTCACTCATCTGGGTGCGGCCTGCGGAGAGGCGTACACGACTGGCCGGCATGATAATGCAGGCCGTGGCGATGGTGCGAACCATCTCGAAGATGTCGATTTCGTCTTTATCCGCCAAAGGCGTGCCTTCGACTTTGACCAAAAGGTTGACCGGAACCGATTCAGGATGTGGACTCAGGGAATGGAGCTGATGCAGAAGGCCCACGCGATCGCCTTTGGTTTCGCCCATGCCGACGATGCCGCCGCAGCAGACGGTCATGCCCGCTTTGCGTACGTTGTCGAGCGTGTCGAGCCTATCCTGATAGACGCGTGTGCTGATGATGTCGCCGTAGTATTCCGGCGAGGTATCGAGGTTGTGATTATAGGCATAAACGCCGGCTTCCGCGAGCTGCTGCGCCTGCTCTGTGTCGAGCATGCCCAGAGTCGTACAGACTTCCAAGCCTAATTTACGCACTTCACGTACCGCTTCCAGGACCTGATCGAACTGCGGTCCTTTCTTCGGCGGATTGCGCCAGGCCGCTCCCATACAGAAACGGCTCGAACCATTTTCCTTGGCTTCCTTGGCAGCGCTCACGATGGTTTCCACGGGCAGAAGCCCATGCGCGGCCACATTGGTTTCGTAATGGGCGCTCTGCGGGCAGTACGCGCAGTTTTCCTTGCAGCCGCCGGTTTTTATCGACAGCAGTGTGCTCATCTGAATTTCATCCGGAGCGTAGTAGCGTCTATGGACACTTTGCGCCAGATACACCAGGGTGGTGATGGGCAAATCGTAGATCGCCTGGATCTCTTCGCGAGTCAGGTCGTAGCGTGGTTCGCCCAAGGCCAATTGTTCCAGGTCCAACATCCAAAAACCCCCTCTTTTGATCCTCCATTGGGCCTCAGTCTTAGTACAATTCACGGGTGTTTGCGAGAGATATTGGCGAAAACGGTGCAACGTGGTAGCAATCTTAGCTCCTAAGTGATGACAGGTACGAAACGGCGATTGTAGTATAGTAGAAATGTCAAAATTACCAATCGGGAGTCTTGCGCCAGATGTTGAACTTCGCACTGCACCGGATTTTTCGCATCGTAACGGGTTTGAGTTTGATCTTTTTCCTCAGTCTGGGTTCAGGCGCAGCTCTAATGGCGCAGGATGTCCCAGCCAAAGATGCGAGCAAAGCCACAGCCGGTGAGGGCTTGGAGGAGACCGCAACCGAAGTCGCTGATTTTGGTTCGCATTCCATCCTTTCTCAGGCCTGGCGCAGCGGTATCGTGGTCTTCAGCGTGCTGGTGGTGCTGATCGGCTTTTCCATTATCAGTTGGGCCATCTTCATCTGGAAATTGGTCGTCCTGAAGAAACACACGGCCACGAGCGAGGCCTTCATCAAAAATTTCTGGGAAAGCCGCTCGCTGAATGATTTGAACAGCCGCCTTGGCGAATATCCTTACAGCCCGGCCAAGGAAATCTTCCGGACCGGCTACGCGGAACTCGTGCGCGGCAGCCAGATGAAAGAGAACACGACCCAGCACCAGCTGGCGATCAATGCCGCGATCGACAACCTGAATCGCTCGCTCGGCAAAGCCAAACGCCTGGAAAAGAAGAAACTGGAATCCTATCTGTCGCTCCTGGCCATCATCGCGTCGTCGGCGCCTTTTATCGGTCTCTTTGGAACCGTTTGGGGTATCATGGGATCGTTCGAAGGCATCGCGCGCACCGGTTCGGCCAGTCTCGCGGCCGTGGCCCCTGGTATTTCGGAAGCTCTGATCGCGACCGCCTTCGGTCTTCTGGCTGCTATTCCCGCGGTTATCGGCTTCAACGCCGCCAATGCCCGCATCCGCAACTTGATCGGCTCTCTGGATGGTTTCTGCGCGGACTTTCTGAATATAGTCGGCCGCTATCTGGTCAGCGAAAAGAAGGGTGGAGCCGCCACCACTCAATCACCCCTGTGAGGCAGAAGACTCATGGAATTTAAACAGTCGCAGTCTGATGGTGATGACGATAACGGAGCCATGGCCGACATCAATATCGTGCCATTGGTCGACGTGATGCTCGTGCTCCTGATCATTTTCATGGTGACCGCTCCGCTTTCCATTGGCGGAATCAACGTCGATCTTCCCAGCAGCAAGGCCCGCAGTCGGGATATGGCGGAAGACCGCGTGGTGCTCTCGATCAATCAGAAAGGCGAATACTTCATTGAGAAGATGGAAGTTCCCGCCGGTGTCCTCGATATCCGGTTGAAAGAGCTGTATCAGCAGCGTGAAAAGAAAGAACTCTATATTCGCGCGGATAAGACCGTGGTCTATGGTCGCGTGGTGGACGCGATGAGTGCGGCCAAGCTTGCCGGCGTGACCCGGATCAGCATGCTGACCCAGGCTCCGACTAAACCCCAATAATGGACGAGGGACGCCCTTGGCTTCGATGAGTGATTCCGAAAATGAAGTGACGGCCCGCGAATCCCGCTCGCTCATGCTCTTCATCGGTATATCCGTAGCGGCCCACCTTGTGGGCTTCATTCTGAGCATGTTCAATCTTTTCGGTCTTCCGAAGCCCGCTTTGGAAGAGTACAGCATTGATACCGAACTCCTGAGCGAGGTCGATATGGGCTCGGCGCCCAAGACCGTCATTCCCAGTGCGCAAAAAGCCGAGGAAGCCAGCGTTCCGACGAACCAGCTCCCCCAGCTGCCGAAGACCGTGACCATCAAAGAGAAGGTCAAGGAAGAGGAAGGCATCCTGGAGGAGAAAAAAGACGAGAAGATCGAAGAAGGGAAGAACATCACCAAGGATACCGAAGAGGACGGCCAGGCCATCGTGAAACCGGATGCCGCGGTGAAGCTCAAGAAGTCTGAGGCCTTGGAGCGCCTTGTTCGAGAACGGTTGAAAGAGCAGCAGAAAGAAGAGACCAAGGAGCTGAAGACCCAGGAGAAATCGGACCTGGCGCAGATTCGGGATGTTTTGAAGAATGCGGGTGTCACTCAAAATTCGAGTGGCGGTATCGTGGCGATCGCGGAGAACAATCGCTATTCGGCCTATTTGAATTCGACCTTGCGCAGAAACTATGCGCTGCCTACGACCTATCAGCTGACCCGGAAGGATATGTTTACCGTCATTCGAGTGCAGCTCAGTGTGCGTGGCGAGCTTATGGATGTTCAGGTCCAGGAAAGCTCGGGCGACGACACTTTCGATGGATACTGTGTTCAGACGGCGCAAAGGTCCGCGCCGTTCAACCCGCCTCCGAAGGGAATGGCCGGGGTGGAAATTCAGTTAACTTGCAAGCGCTGAACGCTGCAGAGGAGTAAATAGGTTATGAAGCTTTGGTTGATTGCGCTGATGGGATTCTGGTCCCTTTGCGAAAAGGGCGTCGCTGCTGAGAGTACGAGTCCGATCAAGATTAATATCGATAACCCCGCCTTCCGCAAGACCGTCGTGGCCATTCCTAAAATTCAGGTTGCCGGCCAGGTGCAGAGTCCACAGGGTAAGAAGCTGGCCGAGGAAGGCTCGCAGGAACTGATCCGCCTGCTGCAATTCTCAGGCTTTTTCTCGGCTTTGGCAGAAGGCGCTTACCAGGGTGCCTGGGATCAGTATGCCAAGGCCCGCAAGACCACGGAATCGGCGACCTGGATTACCGAGAGCAAAGGTTTGACCGGCGAGGAAGTCGTCCAGTGGCGTGCCCTTGGTGTGGAATCTTTGACTATGGGCGCTCTGACGGAAGATCCGGGCAAGGGTCTCACGCTTTCCTTCAAGACCTTCGATGTGAATCGCAGTCAGGAAATCCTGGCCAAGCAATTCACCCACATCACCGATTACAAGGCGTCCCTGCGCCAGTACGCGGATTTTCTTCTGGAAGCTTACACAGGAAAATCCGGTATCTTCAATTCCAAGGTCGCCTTCGTCGGACGTCGCAGCAAAGCCGCCAGCAAGCAAATCTTCGTGGCCGACTTTGATGGCTCCAACATCACGCAGATCACCGATGGGGATTTTCCGCACCTTTCGCCCGCCTGGAGCGCAGACGGCCGTTACCTCGTCTATACATCCTATGAAACCAAGTCTCCGGACCTCTTCGTTTACGATACGACCACGCGTACCAAGCGCCGCGTGACGACCACGCCAGGACTTGATTCCGGGGGCAGCTTCGCGCCGAATGGCAAGATCCTCGCCCACACCAGTTCGCGCGGTGATGATACCGATATCTTCAGCATCACGCCCGCCGGTACGGATCGTAAGATTCTTCTGGAAGGTTCGGGCCTGGATGTGGATCCGAAATTCTCTCCGGACGGCAAGTGGCTGGCCTGGGTATCAGGACGCTTTGGCAATCCGCATATTTTTGTTGCTTCGCTCAGCTGGAACGGGGACACGCCGAAGATTGTCAGCGATAAGCGCCTCACCTATTCGGGCTGGTATAATGCAACGCCGGCCTGGACGCCGGAATCAGACAAGATCGCCTTTGGTGGCTATGACCGGGATATCGACCGTTGGGATATCTTCATGATGAACCCGGATGGGACGCAGCTGGAACGCTTGACCCTGAAAAGCGGCGACAGCGAAAATCCGAGCTTCTCGCCGAACGGCCAGCTGATCGTCTTTCAATCCAACCGGATCGGCGATTCGAATGCCAAGGGTTTGAATACGCTTTGGATCATGAATCGCGACGGCAGCAATCAGCACAAGCTTGAAATCAGCGGACTCTACGATGCGCAAACGCCGGCCTGGTCGTCGAATCGTAAGTCTTTGTAATACGAAGTCCTCTTAGGCCACCTGTGGCACGAGAGGTACGCGAGCGGCATCGGGGATGGAAATTTCAAAACGGCAGCCCCGATGCCTCTGACTCTTCACCTTGATCTCACCACCCAACTGCTGCACAGCGGCCAGCAACGCGCTCATACCCACACCGCGCCCCGAAATTTCCGAGAGTGTCTGGGTCGTGGAGAAGCCAGGCATAAAGATAAGACGAGCCCTGTCTTCTTCAGAAGCCTGATCAAAGGCTTCAGGCGTGACGAGCCCCTTTTCCACAGCGACTTCGCGAATGCGCTCCCAGTCGAGGCCCTGACCGTCATCCGCCACAGTTATCAGAATCTGGCCCGGATTACGTTCGATCGAAAGATCAAGACGCGCCCGCGATGATTTGTTGGATCTTTGTTCGGGAGTTTCAATGCCATGATCCAAAGCATTGCGAAGCAGATGAGGCATCGTGCTGATCACCGGGCCCAGCAGCTCGGGATTGACCAGCACGTCACCCCCCTGAACGTGAATATCCACGTCCTTGCCGAGTTGCGCCGCAAGGCGACTGGTATGAGTGAGCATGGCGCCGAAGAGAGAACGGATGGGCACCATGCGGGCGTCCTGAACCCAGACCTCAAAGGCCCGCGTGACCTCGTCCAGAGCCCTTGCGCTTTGGAGTGAGACGCTCAGCTGATCCAAGACCTTATTGGAGACGAAAATTCCCTTGGGCGCATCCAATCCGCTGTCCAGCCCAAGAAGATCCTGATGGCGGCTCAGGAAAAAGTCAACCTGCGCGCTTACCCTTTCCAGTTCCTCCCCACCAATCTCATTCTGATCCTCGATCTGATGAATGGACTGCGCGACTTCATCCAGACCATAGATAGCAAAGTTCCCTTTCAGGGTATGAAGGATCATCCGCACGCGTTGACTGTCAGCCTGGGCCTGGGCGTCCATGGCGGCCCGCAGATCGCGCATCGATTCCGCGAGAAAGCTTTGAAAGCCGGCCCTATCCTGCATGATGTTCAAAAGCGTTTGATTGATCTGGGCATCCTTTTCCGCATTCACAAGGCCCGTCACATCCGTGATGGTAAAAAGGATCGCATAGACGGCGTCACCCTGGTCCCGAACTATCGAGCCTTGGAGGGAGACGGCTCTCTGGTCGATCGTGATGCGACCATGAATTTGGCTGAGGCTGACCTCATCGGGAAGCAGGCCCGAGAAAACCTGGGAAACGGCCATTTGAAAGTGCGCGCGCTCGCGCTCTGTCAAATCAAGAAGATCCTGCAGCTTCTGACCGACGGTGATGGTACGGCCAAAAATTTCCTGGCAGGATTTGGTGAAGCCTTCTTTCACGGTCAGATCAGGACCGATCAGTAAGAATCCTGCTTTGACGTTATCAAGAATAATGCGAATCGTTTGGGTGCGGTCTTTGACTTTGCGTTCCAGATCATCATTGAGCTGCCGGATTTCGACCTCGGCTACTTTAAGGCGGCGGAAGGCGCGTGAGAAACGCTTTGAGATCAGGATGGCTTGGACGAGAATGAAGAGAAAGAGTCCGACGTGAGAAAGAGTCACCGTTTTGATGATGTTATGGTTTTTGAGCACATCATTGACGATCGTCAGGATGAAGGCGCCGAAACCAGATGCGATCAGGAGCGAATCATCCTTCTGCTCCTTGGCCAGGGCCAGACACTTCACCAGATAGAGCGAACCCAGGATGATCAGGATTTCAAAGGGTATGAGCAGGACCCCATGGATGCGGAGGGGCAGAACTCCGATGCAAAGTGTATAGAGGGCCGCTATCAGCACGATGCCCTGAACGATGCGGCGCGATATGCTTTTGTGAAAGAGGACATAGATAAAACTGCAGCAGGCGGCCGTAGGAACCGTCACGCCCCAGTATTCAAAGCGATACTGCCAATGAAAATCCGGCTGATCAAAAATTTCGTAAAGAAGCAGGCCTTCCGAGCGGCTGATGGTGCGAAGTCCGATGGACAGGCAGAAGAGTCCAAAGAGCAGAGGATCGAGGCGCTCACGCCGCAGAGCAAAAAGGCTGAAATGATAGAAGGCCATGATGAAGATCGCGCCCACTACAAAGGCATCGCGAATGCGCGCGGCCTCAAGATTATCGTAAATCAAATGGGTGGATCCGATTCTGATCGGTGTGGATGAGCTGATGAACTGATAGTTGCTATAGGCGGAGATCTGCACCACGATATCAAGCGTCTGCTCCGTGCCTTCCAGGTTATAGACCAAAGGCCTGAGAGCCGGTTTTTCATCTGCGACGCTGATCCCGGGACGCCCTGATTCGGACGCCAGCCGACCGTTCATCCATATCCGACTGGCCGAACGCAGTTCGGGAAAGAAGATGGTGTAATGTGAAACCGCTTCGGGCAAGCGCAGCTGCAAGCGAAAGGTTCCATGCCGGATTTCGCCGAGATTCTGTTCGCTGGGATTGATGGCTAACAGGGGCAGGCGTCGCGGTGGAGCTTGACCTTGAATGTCCGCGGGAGTCAGGAATTCGCCCGGATAGAAATCCCAGGCGTTGACGATTTCAAATGCCGCATGATGAAAGGGAAAGTATCGCAGATCGATAGGGTCACGGTTTTCCTCGGCCCGTGCAACGCCGGAGAGGAGAACGAAGAGGCTGATGATAAAGCTGACGATGCGATCCATAGACCCTATCCTGTCCCGATTTCTTAAATAGTATCGGTAAGATAGGGTGAAACATTACGGGTTTCCCCTGGAATTTTAAGCCTTCGGCTTCACAGGGGATCCCGGCGTTTCTTGGGACCTCTCCAAAACCCCAGTCAGGAGCCTTCCGCCTCGCCTATGGCGCTGCGCACCCATTCCTGCATTGCGGG
The Oligoflexus sp. DNA segment above includes these coding regions:
- a CDS encoding 8-amino-7-oxononanoate synthase, whose translation is MKTLAGLIQEKLATLDALQRRRRLRPLTDSRGLDLTHNDYMGLRGDPAFQKRALAAAAPWPAGSGASRLLGGEHLIYDEVEQAFAAWKGAESALYFPSGYAANEALMSALHLGDAVYFSDEWNHASLIDGMRLARLRPEHKRIFRHNDCQELEQLLQDSRARLKIIVVESLYSMDGDLCPARELAALAQRYEAVLVVDEAHALGVYGPKGEGWMAAAGVSHDEYISVNPCGKAMAGSGAFICGPSWLRDHLINTARSFIFTTGASPWAAAALGESVRTMKTLDEQRRVFQKRIVRVHEHLDALGFNKGASATHIIPIILGPEADALRAEAFCQERGVLARAIRPPTVPEGSCRLRLSLHAGLTDADEERLKKVLSELAQKILR
- the bioB gene encoding biotin synthase BioB, with translation MGEPRYDLTREEIQAIYDLPITTLVYLAQSVHRRYYAPDEIQMSTLLSIKTGGCKENCAYCPQSAHYETNVAAHGLLPVETIVSAAKEAKENGSSRFCMGAAWRNPPKKGPQFDQVLEAVREVRKLGLEVCTTLGMLDTEQAQQLAEAGVYAYNHNLDTSPEYYGDIISTRVYQDRLDTLDNVRKAGMTVCCGGIVGMGETKGDRVGLLHQLHSLSPHPESVPVNLLVKVEGTPLADKDEIDIFEMVRTIATACIIMPASRVRLSAGRTQMSDEAQALCFMAGASSIFTGEKLLTTPNPGEDRDRALFQRLGLKPVEAGASASEYASAPEHASAPEHARSGSDAGVSCQAVH
- a CDS encoding MotA/TolQ/ExbB proton channel family protein; this encodes MLNFALHRIFRIVTGLSLIFFLSLGSGAALMAQDVPAKDASKATAGEGLEETATEVADFGSHSILSQAWRSGIVVFSVLVVLIGFSIISWAIFIWKLVVLKKHTATSEAFIKNFWESRSLNDLNSRLGEYPYSPAKEIFRTGYAELVRGSQMKENTTQHQLAINAAIDNLNRSLGKAKRLEKKKLESYLSLLAIIASSAPFIGLFGTVWGIMGSFEGIARTGSASLAAVAPGISEALIATAFGLLAAIPAVIGFNAANARIRNLIGSLDGFCADFLNIVGRYLVSEKKGGAATTQSPL
- a CDS encoding ExbD/TolR family protein produces the protein MEFKQSQSDGDDDNGAMADINIVPLVDVMLVLLIIFMVTAPLSIGGINVDLPSSKARSRDMAEDRVVLSINQKGEYFIEKMEVPAGVLDIRLKELYQQREKKELYIRADKTVVYGRVVDAMSAAKLAGVTRISMLTQAPTKPQ
- a CDS encoding TonB family protein translates to MSDSENEVTARESRSLMLFIGISVAAHLVGFILSMFNLFGLPKPALEEYSIDTELLSEVDMGSAPKTVIPSAQKAEEASVPTNQLPQLPKTVTIKEKVKEEEGILEEKKDEKIEEGKNITKDTEEDGQAIVKPDAAVKLKKSEALERLVRERLKEQQKEETKELKTQEKSDLAQIRDVLKNAGVTQNSSGGIVAIAENNRYSAYLNSTLRRNYALPTTYQLTRKDMFTVIRVQLSVRGELMDVQVQESSGDDTFDGYCVQTAQRSAPFNPPPKGMAGVEIQLTCKR
- a CDS encoding 7TM diverse intracellular signaling domain-containing protein — protein: MDRIVSFIISLFVLLSGVARAEENRDPIDLRYFPFHHAAFEIVNAWDFYPGEFLTPADIQGQAPPRRLPLLAINPSEQNLGEIRHGTFRLQLRLPEAVSHYTIFFPELRSASRIWMNGRLASESGRPGISVADEKPALRPLVYNLEGTEQTLDIVVQISAYSNYQFISSSTPIRIGSTHLIYDNLEAARIRDAFVVGAIFIMAFYHFSLFALRRERLDPLLFGLFCLSIGLRTISRSEGLLLYEIFDQPDFHWQYRFEYWGVTVPTAACCSFIYVLFHKSISRRIVQGIVLIAALYTLCIGVLPLRIHGVLLIPFEILIILGSLYLVKCLALAKEQKDDSLLIASGFGAFILTIVNDVLKNHNIIKTVTLSHVGLFLFILVQAILISKRFSRAFRRLKVAEVEIRQLNDDLERKVKDRTQTIRIILDNVKAGFLLIGPDLTVKEGFTKSCQEIFGRTITVGQKLQDLLDLTERERAHFQMAVSQVFSGLLPDEVSLSQIHGRITIDQRAVSLQGSIVRDQGDAVYAILFTITDVTGLVNAEKDAQINQTLLNIMQDRAGFQSFLAESMRDLRAAMDAQAQADSQRVRMILHTLKGNFAIYGLDEVAQSIHQIEDQNEIGGEELERVSAQVDFFLSRHQDLLGLDSGLDAPKGIFVSNKVLDQLSVSLQSARALDEVTRAFEVWVQDARMVPIRSLFGAMLTHTSRLAAQLGKDVDIHVQGGDVLVNPELLGPVISTMPHLLRNALDHGIETPEQRSNKSSRARLDLSIERNPGQILITVADDGQGLDWERIREVAVEKGLVTPEAFDQASEEDRARLIFMPGFSTTQTLSEISGRGVGMSALLAAVQQLGGEIKVKSQRHRGCRFEISIPDAARVPLVPQVA